Below is a window of Haloglycomyces albus DSM 45210 DNA.
TCGGGACCCTTTGCTGGATTAACACCCACAAATGTGTAAAGCTTGACGAGGAGAGCCTTTTAGGCGGATGATAGGGGATAACGGTAAGTAATCATCACGGAACCGTTCCCGTTGCGAAGCGACTGGCTTCAATGAGAAATTGCCAATGAGAAAAGATATGCGACGCAAATGGTGCGCGATCCAGCGTGACCAGGCGACGTGATCGCAAGGAGAGATTATGGCGAAAGCCCTATACGGTCACCTCGAAAAGGCGCCCAATAAGCGCCTGGCAGACGAGGTGATTCAGCTACGTGCGCGAGTTCGCAGCCTGGAAACTGAATTGGCCGAACTTCGGTCCAAGGACGAGGTTTCCACCTCAGAGGAAGAAGAACTGGCTCGGGTTCCAGAGCCGGTACTTTCATAGACATACCTGGGGAAATAATATATAGCGACTCAGCGTACGGAGAAAGACAGCGCGCCGGATTCAGGTCCACCGGCGCGCATTGTTATCTCTTACGAAACTCAGCATTAGGACACGAATCCTCTCTCCGTCGACCGGTAGAATCGGGCAGTTCCCTCTTTCGGAACAGACGACCGTATGCCACGGTCGTAGCGACATCGTCCAGGCACCCGTCCCCGCAACGGAGAAACCACGTGCATCTCAAGAGCCTTACTCTCAAAGGTTTCAAGTCCTTTGCCTCCGCTACCACACTCCGCTTCGAACCGGGAATCACCTGTGTGGTGGGGCCCAACGGCTCGGGAAAATCAAACGTAGTGGACGCCATTGCCTGGGTTCTGGGAGAGCAGGGGGCCAAATCGCTGCGTGGCGGGAAGATGGAAGACGTCATCTTCGCCGGAACGACGGGGCGCTCACCACTGGGACGGGCCGAAGTCACTCTGACGATCGACAATAGTGACGGCGCGATCCCCATCGACTATTCCGAAGTCGCCATTACCAGGCGCATGTTCCGCTCCGGTGAAGCCGAATACGAAATCAACGGCGATCGGGCACGCCTGCTCGACATTCAAGATCTCCTCTCAGACGCCGGAATCGGTAAGGAAATGCACGTTCTGGTCGGGCAGGGGAAACTCGACTCCTATCTGCATGCTCGCCCGGAAGATCGTCGATCTTTCATCGAAGAGGCCGCCGGCGTCCTCAAACACCGGAAACGAAAAGAAAAAGCCCTGCGCAAGCTCAATGGAATGCAGGGAAATCTTGACCGACTCAACGATCTCACCGACGAACTCCGACGTCAGCTCAAACCCTTGGGCCGCCAAGCGCGATTGGCGCAGCGCGCGCAGACCATTCAAGCCGATTTGCGCGACGCGCGGTTGCGTCTCCTGGCCACCGACCTTGCTGAACTACGCAGCTCACTGCGGCACGATCAGGAAAGCGAAGAAGCCGCCGCTGAACGAAAAGCCGTCCTGGAAGGCGAGACCGACAATCTCCATCAGGAGATCACACGGCACGAACAACAGCACCGTGACGATAAGCCACGACTGGAGAAACTCCAGGAGACCTGGTACAACCTGCAATCCGTCGCCGAACGCCTGCGGTCTACCAAGCAGTTGGCCAAAGAACGTGCTCGTTATCTGTCCTCCGAAGAATTGCAACGCAGCGGTCCGGATCCACGGGAAATCGAGGCGGAGGCCGAATCGATCACGGAGACCGAAATCGAGTTGCGGGAAACCATCGCAGAGGACTCCGAGCGGCTGGACGTGGCACGAGAGGCCCGTTCTGAAATAGAAGCCAGGCTGGCGGAGACCGAACAAGCCATTGTAGAGGCGACGCGGGCCGCGACGCGGCACCGTGAAGCCCTGACCGCCCTACGAGGACAGGTCGAAAGCACACAGTCCACCGTGACGGCCGCCGACGACGAGTCCGAACGTGCCCTCACCGCCCTGCAAGAGGCTCAGGAACGTGCGGAGGAAACCAGGCAGGAGTTCGCTGAACTGGAAGGTTCGAGTGAACCGGAGGCTGACGCGGAAGGCGAGTCTGAGCTGGAAAGCCGACTTGAGGAGTTGAACGACCGACTTCAGGAGCTCGACGAGCAGAGAGAGGCGCAGACCGAGCGTTTGCATCAATACCAAAAGGAATCGTCGGCGGCCTCCGCCCGCGCTGAGGCGCTCTCACTCGGGCTACAGCGCAAGGACGGAAACAGTCGTCTTCTCGCCGATTTGGGCGAACGGGACGACGTTCTCGGGTCGTTGGCGGCGTTGACAACCGTTACCGCCGGGTATGAAACTGCCGTGGCCAGTGCCTTGGGACAGTGGGCCGATGCCGTCGCGATGACCGAACAAGAAGGGGCGATGGCGGCGATTCGTCATTTGCATGAGGTCGACGGTGGTCGTGCCCAGTTGGTTCTCGCGAACGTAGACGGTGACGTCGACCCGGCCACGCCGCCCGAACTCCTCCCCGCGGCGAGTCTCGTGGAGACTCCGCCCGAATACACCGCCATGGTGCGCCGGCTCCTCCGCGACTATGTGGTCGTCGACGGTCTGGACGAGGCCGCCGAAGTCGTCAACCGCCACCCCGGACTCACCGCCGTGACCGTGGACGGCGATGTTCTGTCCGGTTACACCCTTGGAGGAGGAAGCGACCGGCAAGAAAGCCTCATCGAAATTCAGAGCGAGGTCGACCAGGCCAATCGGCAACACCGATCAGCGCAGGAATCGATCACACGGCTGGAGAGCGAACTGGAAGCTGTGCAACGAGATATCGACGACTCCGCAGCCGTCAGATCACAACTCCAGAACGAATTGAAGCAGCGACAAGAAACGCGGCGCAAACTCGAAACCGAAGCGGCCCGCTTTCGGGCACAGGCCGAAACCGCCGCCAAAGCGGCTGACGCCGAAGTCGGACGCCTGCAACGCGCGGCCACCGCGGCCGCTCAGTCGCGGGACGACGCCCGAGAGAAGCTGACGCGATTCGAAGCCGAATTGGAACAGGCGGAGCAGCAAGAAGCTCCCGAAATCCCCGACACCTCCGAGCGCGATGAACTCAATCGGCAATTGGAAGCGGCTCGCCAGAACGAAATGGAAATCCGCCTCGCGGTACGCACCGCCGAAGAACGAGCGACCGCTCTGTCCGGAAGAGCCGATACCCTGAGGAGACAAGCAGCCGGAGAACGCGAAGAACGGGAACGTGCGCAGGCGAGAGCCGCACGTCGTGCCCACGCGGCAGCCGTCGCCACAGCCGTGGCCGATGCGACCGACACCGCCCTCGAACGGCTGCAAACCTCGTTGGAAGAAGCCGCCTCACAACGTGATCGACTCGCTGAGACGCAGACGCGTCGCGAAGCCGAACTCACCGAACTGCGTCAAAAGGCCACCACACTGCAGGCCGAGCTGGAACGGCTGACCGAAGCCACCCACCGAGAGCAATTGGCGCGGGCACAACAGAAAACCCGTATCGAGGCGCTGGAGACCAAAGCCGTGGAAGAGTTTGGGATCGACCTGGAAACCCTACTGACCGACTATGGACCGGACAACGACCTGCCACCCACGGCGGATGAAGTGACTAAAGCAGAACAAAAAGGACAATCGGAACCTGAATCGATCCCATTCGACCGAGCTGTCGTTGAAAAACGAGTAGCGAAAGGGGAAAGGGAATTGAAATCCCTTGGCAAAGTCAATCCCCTGGCGCTGGAAGAATTCGCGGCCCTCGAAGAACGCTACAAATTCCTCAATGAACAGTTGGAGGACGTGAAACGTACCCGTGGTGAATTGCTGGGAGTCGTCGACGAAGTCGACAAACGGATCGAAGACGTCTTCATCGAGGCGTACAACGATACGGCCCGAGAGTTCGCCCATGTATTCCAAACGGTCTTCCCGGGCGGGGACGGTCGATTGGTGCTCACCGATCCCGACAATCTACTCAATACCGGGGTGGAAGTGGAAGCACGTCCGCCCGGCAAAAAGGTCAAACGTCTGAGTCTTCTATCTGGTGGGGAACGTTCGCTGACGGCCCTGGCGCTCCTGTGCGCGATTTTCCGAGCCCGTCCGAGCCCCTTCTATCTTATGGACGAAGTCGAGGCGGCACTCGACGACGTCAACCTCGGGCGGCTTCTCGAACTGTTCAAACAGCTACGAGAGACCTCCCAACTGTTGATCATCACCCAC
It encodes the following:
- the smc gene encoding chromosome segregation protein SMC; this translates as MHLKSLTLKGFKSFASATTLRFEPGITCVVGPNGSGKSNVVDAIAWVLGEQGAKSLRGGKMEDVIFAGTTGRSPLGRAEVTLTIDNSDGAIPIDYSEVAITRRMFRSGEAEYEINGDRARLLDIQDLLSDAGIGKEMHVLVGQGKLDSYLHARPEDRRSFIEEAAGVLKHRKRKEKALRKLNGMQGNLDRLNDLTDELRRQLKPLGRQARLAQRAQTIQADLRDARLRLLATDLAELRSSLRHDQESEEAAAERKAVLEGETDNLHQEITRHEQQHRDDKPRLEKLQETWYNLQSVAERLRSTKQLAKERARYLSSEELQRSGPDPREIEAEAESITETEIELRETIAEDSERLDVAREARSEIEARLAETEQAIVEATRAATRHREALTALRGQVESTQSTVTAADDESERALTALQEAQERAEETRQEFAELEGSSEPEADAEGESELESRLEELNDRLQELDEQREAQTERLHQYQKESSAASARAEALSLGLQRKDGNSRLLADLGERDDVLGSLAALTTVTAGYETAVASALGQWADAVAMTEQEGAMAAIRHLHEVDGGRAQLVLANVDGDVDPATPPELLPAASLVETPPEYTAMVRRLLRDYVVVDGLDEAAEVVNRHPGLTAVTVDGDVLSGYTLGGGSDRQESLIEIQSEVDQANRQHRSAQESITRLESELEAVQRDIDDSAAVRSQLQNELKQRQETRRKLETEAARFRAQAETAAKAADAEVGRLQRAATAAAQSRDDAREKLTRFEAELEQAEQQEAPEIPDTSERDELNRQLEAARQNEMEIRLAVRTAEERATALSGRADTLRRQAAGEREERERAQARAARRAHAAAVATAVADATDTALERLQTSLEEAASQRDRLAETQTRREAELTELRQKATTLQAELERLTEATHREQLARAQQKTRIEALETKAVEEFGIDLETLLTDYGPDNDLPPTADEVTKAEQKGQSEPESIPFDRAVVEKRVAKGERELKSLGKVNPLALEEFAALEERYKFLNEQLEDVKRTRGELLGVVDEVDKRIEDVFIEAYNDTAREFAHVFQTVFPGGDGRLVLTDPDNLLNTGVEVEARPPGKKVKRLSLLSGGERSLTALALLCAIFRARPSPFYLMDEVEAALDDVNLGRLLELFKQLRETSQLLIITHQKRTMEIADALYGVTMRSGVTQIISQKFDREE